The Tripterygium wilfordii isolate XIE 37 chromosome 18, ASM1340144v1, whole genome shotgun sequence nucleotide sequence AGACCATCTTACTGGTACAACACCTGATTCTACTAATCATGCTACTGACTATAAGGTGTGGATGCGTGATGATGCACGCCTGTATGGTCAACTATTGAATTCCATGGACCGGAAGGTCTCTGAATTGGTGACACACTGTGATACTATGAAGGAAATATGGGAATATCTGGGAGTTTTGTATTCGggaaaaaaatgatatgaatcgACTCTATGATGTAGCATTATCTTTCTTTCGGCCTGAACAAAAGGACTCGAATCTTAGTGAGTATTTTGCTTCTTTCAAGAGCATTTATGAAGAGTTTAATACTTTGATGTCTTTAGATTTAGATCTGGAAAAGAGGAGACAACAACGAGAGAAGTTGGCTATCATTGCCTTCCTTAGTGGGATGAGGTCTGAGTATGATTCTGCACGTTCCCAGATTCTTGCTAGTGGCGAGACCTCCCTTACAGAAGCTTTTTCGCGGGCTAACCGTTCGGTTAGGCCTACCTCTTTCAACCCCGATCTCTCTGAGAGGTCTGGATTAGTTGGTCATGCTTCTTATGATGCTGGTGGTAGCCGTGGGGGTCGTGGTGGCCGTGGGGGTCGTGGTGGTCGTAGTGGTCGGGG carries:
- the LOC119983750 gene encoding uncharacterized protein LOC119983750: MNRLYDVALSFFRPEQKDSNLSEYFASFKSIYEEFNTLMSLDLDLEKRRQQREKLAIIAFLSGMRSEYDSARSQILASGETSLTEAFSRANRSVRPTSFNPDLSERSGLVGHASYDAGGSRGGRGGRGGRGGRSGRGSDGKFTCYHCGGVGHTRDRCWKLHGKPPQVRSANVVSGMDMGIQDLSINSESPSEGRVSLSAAEYSRLMSQISTSVPATTSATTNASAFMSVSPHTWVIDSGASDHMTGNTGPVYEADDW